In Aspergillus luchuensis IFO 4308 DNA, chromosome 1, nearly complete sequence, the following are encoded in one genomic region:
- a CDS encoding alkaline phosphatase (COG:P;~EggNog:ENOG410PGCW;~InterPro:IPR001952,IPR017850,IPR018299;~PFAM:PF00245;~TransMembrane:1 (i48-68o);~go_function: GO:0003824 - catalytic activity [Evidence IEA];~go_function: GO:0016791 - phosphatase activity [Evidence IEA]) codes for MAREEPLLAQRPSSDHSSIRNAEEEDALLTGIRTDRDRRRRWSFWKELGLFTWALIATVAVIVLSVVYQHESSRGPDRSKDPWTKPAGKRNLIFMVSDGMGPASLSMTRSYKQLTQGLPADDVLVLDKHFVGTSRTRSSSSLVTDSAAGATAFSCGHKSYNGAISVLPDHSPCGTVLEAASLAGYKTGLVVTTRITDATPACFASHVNLRQYEDRIAEQEIGEHPLGRVVDLIMGGGRCHFLPNSTDGSCRGDDRDLVELAKEGGYHYMDDRAGFDSLNGGTEGKLPLLGLFAEKDIPFEIDRRSQNDVYPSLEEMARTALTILSQATADSEQGFFLMIEGSRIDHAGHGNDPAAQVNEVLAYDKAFAAVLEFLEQDSTPGVVVSTSDHETGGLSVARQLQPEYPDYKWLPGVLANASHSSEYANKKLVNYLATETDEDKQHKFVRSIIENDLGITDVTDEEINAVLDPNYPYDPQYVFADIVSRRAQIGWSTHGHSGVDVNIYASGKLAFPLAGNHENTEVGDFLADFLDLDLESTTKKLLSSDYWTMSSEDSPFGWLGDPLGEDVRTEGLDTYHGEFRKRGLSERGCSCGESH; via the exons ATGGCGCGTGAAGAGCCTCTCTTGGCCCAGCGCCCCTCGTCCGACCATTCCTCCATTCGGAatgccgaggaggaggacgccCTGCTAACCGGGATCCGCACCGACCGTGACCGACGCCGCAGATggagcttctggaaagagCTCGGTCTCTTCACCTGGGCCCTCATTGCTACAGTAGCTGTCATCGTCCTCTCCGTCGTTTACCAACATGAATCCAGTCGAGGTCCAGATCGCTCGAAAGATCCCTGGACGAAGCCCGCTGGCAAACGGAACCTTATCTTCATGGTGTCCGACGGCATGGGCCCCGCTAGTCTGTCCATGACCAGGAGCTACAAACAACTCACACAAGGACTCCCCGCTGACGATGTCCTTGTTCTGGACAAGCACTTTGTCGGTACCTCCCGTACTCGATCTAGCTCCAGCCTTGTGACGGATTCCGCGGCCGGTGCGACGGCATTCTCGTGTGGTCATAAGAGCTACAACGGCGCCATCTCCGTGCTTCCTGACCACTCGCCGTGTGGCACCGTCCTCGAGGCTGCCTCCTTGGCTGGTTACAAGACGGGGCTGGTAGTGACGACTCGTATCACCGATGCGACACcagcttgctttgcttcacATGTGAATCTCCGACAGTACGAAGACCGAATTGCGGAACAGGAGATTGGGGAGCACCCGCTGGGCCGGGTGGTGGATCTTATCATGGGTGGAGGTCGGTGTCACTTCCTGCCCAACTCGACCGATGGAAGCTGTCGGGGTGATGACCGTGACCTTGTGGAGCTGGCGAAGGAGGGTGGATACCATTACATGGATGATCGAGCCGGATTCGACTCTCTCAATGGAGGTACTGAAGGCAAGCTGCCACTACTGGGGCTCTTTGCGGAGAAAGACATCCCCTTTGAGATCGACCGCCGCAGCCAGAATGACGTGTACCCCTCTCTTGAGGAGATGGCTCGCACCGCCTTGACGATTCTCAGTCAGGCCACCGCCGACAGTGAGCAAGGATTCTTCCTCATGATTGAGGGCTCGCGCATCGACCATGCTGGCCATGGAAACGACCCAGCTGCACAAGTCAATGAAGTCTTGGCATACGACAAGGCCTTTGCTGCCGTGCTGGAGTTCCTAGAGCAGGACTCGACTCCGGGAGTGGTCGTGAGCACCTCCGACCATGAAACTGGAGGCTTGTCCGTCGCACGTCAGCTACAGCCTGAATACCCCGACTACAAATGGCTTCCCGGTGTCCTCGCCAATGCCAGTCACTCTTCGGAATATGCCAACAAGAAGCTAGTGAACTATCTCGCCACCGAAACAGACGAAGATAAGCAGCACAAGTTCGTCCGCAGCATCATTGAGAACGATCTTGGCATCACAGATGTCACGGACGAGGAGATCAACGCCGTTCTCGATCCCAATTACCCATATGACCCCCAGTACGTCTTTGCGGATATTGTCAGCCGCAGGGCTCAAATCGGGTGGTCAACCCACGGACATTCCG GTGTCGATGTCAACATCTACGCCTCCGGAAAACTCGCGTTTCCCCTGGCGGGCAACCACGAGAACACCGAAGTCGGCGACTTCCTGGCTGACTTCCTAGACCTGGACCTCGAGAGCACGACCAAGAAgctcctctcctccgactACTGGACCATGTCTTCCGAAGATAGCCCCTTTGGCTGGCTCGGCGACCCTCTAGGCGAGGATGTCCGAACCGAAGGCTTAGACACATACCACGGCGAGTTCCGCAAGCGCGGACTCTCCGAGCGCGGTTGCAGCTGTGGCGAGAGCCACTGA
- a CDS encoding Mth938-like domain-containing protein (COG:S;~EggNog:ENOG410PNVB;~InterPro:IPR007523,IPR034095,IPR036748;~PFAM:PF04430;~go_process: GO:0032981 - mitochondrial respiratory chain complex I assembly [Evidence IEA]): protein MHPPSPQLLRALRTSISPNCGASAICTQLASRSISPLARITSSPLTFSRYNSNDARPTRMIPRAHSAKPSSRDRGPPSKEDTQTDFGALNVLGNIPAPTTAIDATLDTGFHLDNGVKITGGNGVFLVGGEAFVWRPWQGAEAGKNSMVNQKGQFEVPEHAWGILDLVWPRPDMLIIGMGETVFPLSPETKRHINSLGVRVEVLDTRNAAAQFNLLATERGVSEIAAAMIPIGWKGR from the exons ATGCACCCTCCGTCTCCCCAACTCCTCCGCGCCTTGCGCACCTCAATCTCCCCCAACTGCGGCGCCAGCGCAATCTGCACCCAACTCGCATCTCGCTCCATCTCCCCTCTCGCTCGGAttacttcctcccccctcacgTTCAGCCGCTACAACAGCAACGATGCTCGTCCGACCCGGATGATCCCTCGCGCTCACAGCGCAAAGCCCTCCAGCCGAGACCGCGGCCCGCCGTCCAAGGAAGACACCCAGACGGACTTTGGTGCACTCAACGTGCTAGGCAATATCCCCGCCCCGACGACCGCTATCGACGCTACTCTTGATACGGGATTTCATCTGGATAATGGCGTCAAGATCACCGGCGGGAACGGAGTGTTCCTTGTTGGCGGAGAAGCCTTTGTCTGGCGGCCGTGGCAGGGTGCTGAAGCAGGGAAGAACAGTATGGTCAATCAGAAAGGCCAGTTTGAGGTTCCGGAACATGCGTGGGGAATTTTGGATCTCGTTTGGCCTCGTCCGG ATATGTTGATTATTGGTATGGGAGAGACTGTGTTTCCTCTGTCGCCGGAGACCAAGAGACATATCAATTCTCTGGGAGTTCGGGTGGAAGTCTTGGACACGAGGAATGCTGCTGCGCAGTTCAATTTGCTGGCTACGGAGCGAGGTGTGTCGgagattgctgctgctatgATCCCGATCGGTTGGAAGGGGAGGTAG
- the hmt1 gene encoding putative vacuolar ABC heavy metal transporter (Hmt1) (COG:Q;~EggNog:ENOG410PH02;~InterPro:IPR017871,IPR027417,IPR003593,IPR039421, IPR011527,IPR003439,IPR036640;~PFAM:PF00005,PF00664;~TransMembrane:10 (o12-36i81-106o118-137i149-169o198-217i301-318o338-356i423-442o448-468i540-558o);~go_component: GO:0016021 - integral component of membrane [Evidence IEA];~go_function: GO:0005524 - ATP binding [Evidence IEA];~go_function: GO:0016887 - ATPase activity [Evidence IEA];~go_function: GO:0042626 - ATPase-coupled transmembrane transporter activity [Evidence IEA];~go_process: GO:0055085 - transmembrane transport [Evidence IEA]) produces MGYQHATRDMVAYLRIASPIILLLIFVASFIASSIVTARNANKNANAVHTGPGGRPLPKRSRSTMTVIKAPQKFSERTKLLFKWLSVGVLLTIAADGALNVAHVMIARSEHWWCGQSVVIYVVGSFFDYAIILVSLLDTNPSPTFAQFIPWLVAIPIELGILGTSLSIYSDVHREPVVGNPLGGRLRQGITPWELTEVVLNCVRVLFLMAMVMSYMFNTINFNSKRAHGQVNGVNETTGLLNGHHAENGNAYGSTNGHAQASKPADPWVRPTTVPSTSWWEYLSGYSLFFPYLWPSKSRRLQIVVVICFLLIVLQRIVNVLVPYQAGVITNMLSKQDGEFRVPWFNICLYILYRWLQGNQGLIGSLRSNLWIPVSQYSYMELSTAAFEHVHGLSLDFHLGKKTGEVLSALSKGSSINTFLEQVTFQVVPMLVDLCVAIVFFLVFLDAYYALVVTIVTFCYLYVTVRMAQWRAEIRREMVNKSRQEDAVKNDSMVSYETVKYFNAEDYEFGRYRNAVSDFQKAEYHVLFSLNLLNTSQNTVFMLGLLIACFIAAYQVSLGQRDVGQFVSLLTYMAQLQGPLNFFGTFYRSIQSAMINSERLLELFREQPTVVDRPSARPLPVCKGDIMFENVEFSYDTRKPALNGLTFRCEPGTTTALVGESGGGKSTVFRLLFRFYNATRGRIRVDGHDVESIKIDSLRKHIGVVPQDTVLFNETLMYNLKYANQNATDEEVYEACRAASIHDKIMSFPDGYNTKVGERGLRLSGGEKQRVAIARTILKNPRIILLDEATAALDTETEEHIQGALSSLSRGRTMLVIAHRLSTITTADRIVVLHEGRVAESGTHDQLLAMKGRYASMWRKQIRAQRAAAEAQVLQDRAQRLRSASTSGAADDSSSQSDEDRKPANKPGDDGRKGQETAR; encoded by the exons ATGGGTTACCAACACGCAACTCGCGATATGGTGGCGTATTTGCGCATCGCATCGCCCATTATTCTGCTCCTCATATTTGTCGCCTCCTTCATTGCGAGCTCCATTGTTACGGCTAGAAATGCGAACAAAAACGCCAATGCCGTACATACCGGCCCCGGTGGGCGACCACTCCCCAAACGGTCCCGGAGTACAATGACCGTGATCAAGGCGCCACAAAAGTTCTCAGAACGCACAAAACTGTTGTTCAAGTGGTTGTCTGTCGGCGTACTTCTGACAATCGCCGCGGACGGTGCCCTTAATGTGGCCCATGTGATGATTGCAAGATCGGAACACTGGTGGTGTGGCCAATCAGTGGTG ATCTATGTCGTGGGCTCATTCTTCGACTACGCGATCATACTCGTCTCTTTGTTGGATACAAACCCCTCTCCAACCTTCGCTCAATTTATTCCATGGCTAGTGGCGATTCCGATTGAACTGGGTATCCTAggcacctccctctccatctaTTCCGACGTACACCGCGAACCTGTGGTTGGGAACCCTCTTGGTGGTCGTCTGAGACAAGGCATAACGCCGTGGGAGTTAACGGAGGTAGTTCTGAACTGTGTCCGGGTACTGTTCCTCATGGCTATGGTCATGTCCTACATGTTCAATACGATCAACTTTAACTCCAAAAGGGCTCACGGTCAAGTCAATGGGGTCAATGAGACCACGGGTTTACTAAACGGCCACCACGCAGAAAATGGGAATGCCTACGGCTCAACGAATGGTCACGCGCAGGCTTCCAAGCCCGCCGACCCGTGGGTTCGCCCGACTACTGTTCCGTCGACTAGTTGGTGGGAGTATCTTAGCGGTTACTCACTATTCTTCCCATACCTATGGCCATCAAAATCTCGTCGGTTGCAGATAGTAGTGGtcatctgcttcttgctaATCGTACTGCAACGGATCGTCAATGTGCTGGTTCCTTACCAGGCAGgtgtcatcaccaacatGCTCTCCAAACAAGATGGCGAATTTCGAGTTCCGTGGTTCAACATTTGCCTCTACATTCTCTACCGGTGGTTGCAGGGCAACCAGGGTCTCATCGGTTCTTTGCGGTCTAATCTATGGATACCTGTGAGCCAGTACTCCTACATGGAGCTCTCAACTGCGGCTTTCGAGCACGTACATGGCCTGAGTCTCGATTTCCACCTTGGGAAAAAGACGGGTGAGGTGCTATCTGCCTTGAGCAAAGGTAGTTCGATCAACACATTCCTCGAACAAGTCACCTTTCAGGTCGTCCCTATGTTGGTTGACCTCTGTGTTGcgatcgtcttcttccttgtcttcctaGACGCTTATTATGCGCTCGTGGTGACTATCGTCACTTTCTGCTACCTCTACGTCACCGTGCGGATGGCACAATGGCGAGCGGAAATCCGCAGGGAGATGGTCAACAAGTCCCGGCAAGAAGACGCCGTTAA GAACGATTCTATGGTATCCTATGAAACCGTGAAATACTTCAATGCGGAGGACTATGAGTTTGGCAGATACAGAAATGCTGTGTCTGACTTCCAGAAGGCCGAATACCAcgttctcttctctctcaatCTGCTGAATACATCGCAGAACACCGTTTTCATGCTAGGTTTGCTGATTGCATGCTTTATCGCGGCTTATCAGGTATCGTTAGGACAGCGGGATGTTGGTCAGTTTGTTTCACTCCTCACATACATGGCCCAATTGCAAGGGCCCTTGAACTTCTTTGGTACCTTCTACCGTTCCATCCAGTCAGCCATGATCAACTCAGAGCGGCTGTTGGAACTGTTCAGGGAACAGCCCACCGTGGTCGATCGACCCAGCGCCCGGCCCCTGCCAGTCTGCAAGGGTGATATCATGTTCGAAAATGTCGAGTTCTCATATGACACCCGGAAACCAGCCTTGAATGGGTTGACGTTCCGCTGCGAGCCTGGGACAACCACAGCTCTGGTGGGTGAGTCAGGCGGAGGAAAATCTACTGTTTTCCGTCTACTCTTCCGGTTCTATAACGCGACGAGGGGCCGTATTCGTGTAGATGGGCACGACGTGGAAAGTATCAAAATTGATTCGCTCCGCAAGCACATCGGAGTTGTGCCACAGGACACGGTGCTCTTCAACGAGACATTGATGTACAACTTGAAGTATGCCAATCAGAACGcgacggatgaggaggtcTATGAAGCTTGCCGTGCTGCCAGCATCCACGACAAGATCATGTCCTTCCCCGATGGATATAATACTAAGGTCGGTGAGCGCGGTCTCCGACTCAGCGGCGGAGAGAAGCAGCGGGTTGCCATTGCTCGGACCATTCTCAAGAACCCGCGAATTATTCTTCTGGATGAAGCGACTGCTGCGCTGGACACAGAAACCGAGGAGCACATCCAGGGCGCGCTGTCAAGCCTTTCCCGTGGGCGGACGATGCTTGTCATTGCTCATCGACTGAGTACCATTACTACGGCGGACCGAATAGTAGTCTTGCACGAAGGCCGAGTGGCTGAAAGTGGCACTCACGATCAATTGCTGGCAATGAAAGGCCGGTATGCCAGCATGTGGCGTAAACAGATTCGTGCCCAGAGGGCCGCCGCGGAAGCCCAAGTGCTTCAAGATCGCGCCCAACGCTTGCGTAGCGCATCTACATCGGGTGCCGCCGATGATAGCTCCAGTCAGTCCGACGAGGACCGGAAGCCGGCCAACAAGCCCGGTGACGATGGCCGCAAAGGACAGGAGACAGCTCGGTGA
- the RTC1 gene encoding WD repeat protein (COG:U;~EggNog:ENOG410PHM3;~InterPro:IPR036322,IPR015943,IPR001680,IPR019775, IPR020472,IPR037590,IPR017986;~PFAM:PF00400;~go_function: GO:0005515 - protein binding [Evidence IEA];~go_process: GO:0032008 - positive regulation of TOR signaling [Evidence IEA]) produces MSDFSRLPARGSSSPAPPPPPPPAPVQQSHKYSNRAASALARFAQPFFSGSRPPSPHTAGSRADLSAGPRSTRPKSLPGASQTVTHKTGIPIAALDISPQRTHAVIGGKEILKTIRVSPDHSSEEFNLRNAIISYSSTHHGGSGLSARHKDQLTVRDVKWSHGEYDQIIATAVANGRIVVYDLRRTGLECCRFQGHSRQVHRLAFNPHHASWLLSGSQDSSIRMWDLRTASAERGVLVCGSLDLFHGNSDAVRDIRWSPTDGVMFATATDSGAIQLWDCRKSSAPLMRITAHDRPCFSVDWHPDGRHIVSGGTDRQVKVWDFSSSAERRQKPTFQFRTPQAVLNVRWRPPSWAREPEGSGDWQSSQVVTSYDKEDPRVHLWDLRRPHIPFREFDRYDAHATDLLWHSKDLLWTVGEAGAFTQTDIRYAPQVINQRPTCSVAWSPSGEVLAFAQKRPQRSTLGLSTTEFVGPQHEENNSGEVLSQSPAEDVLDETSFASIRHRHSKSSSVRPSKSLGSTPPGVGDLIPILPLEKVLSKMKSPEARQIGAVGSIPGATMDRDTFQYLASNYSSLLDGADAVRMDKLSSMLESLDHNAQCSEDVSLLKLAQTWRIIKFAVVQELETRAREQRRNLDKGPRTMKKKSSKEGPVSEKPRVVEDGRQDKLKTRMFKGVVENETLKLPLTDSESASNMTTPLAQPLPDSPLGSLDSSTSHMTSLNDNTEMKPLPPSVLSSNQGTMTSNDWSSMSDIVPQPVHQLQHRQSDASEDVPIPPDSLPSEPGPAPVLQENGGDQRSAPRAISGRADWHLGASKGTSDVDEYDQKMEDKKAAIRDYRNFPKKVLSLESPMVPIKPPGFHRHESSESFPMFSASTESSHPSKSMATSLSSAARLYEAREDEDVDHEAATAEPSNSYAEVKESVPRATSVNDRGTQECETVEDIPDPESIHLERPSSPPPLLKDSRPLDASGREDEDPVHTNSVATGGTSELIGVTVPVSPDVTTNKPWSVEMLFKEAIRHYHSGSHVDIQSAAHLLQKLRILFKDCEKILPDEEAEYIFRAYNEQLVRQSMYIEAAELRLLCVPSYPAVYEYAQGDTFMNVFCFTCKRPYENPKTDNTRCHRCNTPQEPCAICMSLDPPPEWVAELSNASAHSTPELTSEAASHALSSSHSSLKTEPIPQSELQRLDTLLSDPSQHPRPKGSTLWTWCQGCGHGGHLACISTWLNDISISEGGCATPGCMHDCGPGPRREHNRSVLLEESKRRDTAGRKAGVGFIKRDTWTKGESRAVEKVRGMLGVGASAGSASTTATTATSGGPSGASTSTMSPKKVRLITPSEQGQPRRSGPRTSLGGMSGLSG; encoded by the exons ATGTCCGACTTCTCACGATTGCCCGCCCGAGGCAGCTCCTCGCCagcacctccgcctcccccaccaccagctccCGTGCAACAGAGTCACAAATATTCCAACCGCGCGGCCAGTGCTCTGGCAAGATTCGCCCAGCCCTTCTTCTCAGGGTCTCGACCTCCTAGCCCGCACACAGCGGGAAGTCGTGCAGATTTGTCTGCTGGTCCCCGTTCAACAAGGCCCAAGTCATT ACCTGGAGCATCCCAAACTGTTACGCATAAGACTGGTATTCCTATTGCCGCTCTAGATATCTCCCCGCAGCGGACACATGCAGTCATTGGCGGAAAGGAGATTCTGAAGACCATTCGCGTTTCGCCTGATCATTCTTCCGAGGAATTCAATCTTCGCAATGCTATCATCAGTtattcatccacccaccaTGGTGGGAGTGGACTCTCCGCCCGGCATAAAGACCAGCTGACTGTGAGAGATGTCAAGTGGTCACATGGCGAGTATGACCAGATTATTGCCACGGCGGTGGCCAATGGCCGCATCGTGGTGTATGATCTGCGCCGAACTGGCTTGGAATGCTGCCGATTCCAGGGCCACAGCCGCCAGGTCCATCGGTTAGCCTTCAACCCGCACCATGCGTCATGGCTTCTATCAGGGAGTCAGGATTCTTCCATCCGAATGTGGGACTTGCGGACAGCTTCTGCGGAACGTGGCGTCTTGGTGTGTGGGAGCCTGGATCTGTTCCACGGTAACAGTGATGCCGTCCGGGACATCAGGTGGTCGCCAACCGATGGGGTCATGTTCGCAACTGCAACAGACAGCGGTGCGATACAACTGTGGGACTGCCGCAAGTCGAGTGCTCCGTTAATGCGGATTACTGCTCATGACCGCCCGTGCTTCTCGGTAGACTGGCATCCTGACGGGAGGCACATCGTCAGCGGTGGTACAGATAGACAAGTGAAAGTCTGGgatttctcttcctctgccgAACGCCGACAGAAGCCAACTTTCCAGTTTCGAACCCCACAGGCAGTTCTCAACGTCCGATGGCGTCCACCGTCGTGGGCTAGGGAGCCGGAGGGTTCTGGTGATTGGCAGTCATCCCAAGTAGTGACATCTTACGACAAGGAGGACCCGCGAGTTCATCTTTGGGATCTTCGCAGGCCACACATACCGTTCCGCGAATTCGATCGGTATGATGCTCATGCTACTGACCTGCTCTGGCATTCCAAGGACCTGTTATGGACAGTAGGTGAAGCTGGGGCCTTCACTCAAACCGATATTCGATACGCTCCTCAGGTTATCAACCAACGCCCGACATGCTCGGTGGCTTGGAGTCCGAGCGGCGAAGTCCTAGCCTTCGCCCAGAAACGTCCCCAACGTAGTACTCTAGGTCTCAGCACCACTGAGTTCGTGGGCCCTCAACATGAAGAGAACAACAGTGGTGAGGTTTTGAGTCAAAGCCCTGCAGAAGACGTTCTTGATGAGACGTCGTTTGCTTCTATCCGCCATCGGCATAGCAAGTCGAGTAGTGTCCGGCCGTCTAAATCCTTAGGCAGTACCCCGCCTGGTGTGGGCGATCTCATTCCTATTCTTCCATTAGAGAAGGTTTTGTCGAAGATGAAATCCCCCGAGGCACGCCAAATTGGAGCAGTTGGAAGCATTCCGGGCGCTACAATGGATCGAGATACCTTTCAATACTTGGCATCCAATTACTCTTCTCTGCTcgatggtgctgatgctgttcgCATGGATAAGTTATCATCCATGCTCGAATCACTAGACCACAATGCACAGTGCTCGGAGGACGTTTCTCTACTCAAACTAGCGCAGACTTGGCGCATTATCAAATTTGCTGTCGTCCAAGAGCTCGAGACCAGAGCTCGAGAGCAACGTCGCAACTTAGACAAGGGGCCTCGcaccatgaagaagaaatcatccAAGGAGGGCCCTGTTTCGGAGAAACCACgggtggttgaagatgggAGACAGGACAAATTGAAAACCAGGATGTTCAAGGGGGTGGTAGAAAACGAAACATTGAAGCTTCCACTAACAGACTCTGAGAGCGCGTCTAACATGACGACGCCTCTGGCGCAGCCATTGCCTGACTCCCCTCTTGGGTCTTTGGACAGCTCGACTTCGCATATGACATCTTTGAATGACAACACGGAAATGAAGCCTCTTCCACCGTCGGTTCTCAGCTCTAACCAGGGCACCATGACGTCGAACGATTGGTCATCGATGTCAGATATTGTTCCACAGCCAGTCCATCAATTACAGCATCGTCAGTCTGATGCAAGTGAAGATGTCCCTATCCCACCTGACAGTCTGCCCTCCGAGCCAGGGCCTGCCCCGGTGCTTCAAGAAAACGGGGGTGATCAAAGATCTGCACCTCGAGCCATCTCTGGCAGAGCAGATTGGCATCTGGGCGCTTCAAAGGGGACTTCTGACGTAGACGAATACGACCAGAAAATGGAGGACAAGAAAGCAGCTATTCGCGACTATAGAAACTTTCCCAAGAAGGTTCTCTCACTGGAGTCTCCTATGGTGCCTATTAAACCTCCTGGATTCCACCGGCATGAGTCCTCGGAGAGCTTCCCTATGTTCTCAGCCTCAACAGAGAGTTCCCATCCGTCCAAATCAATGGCCACCTCATTATCTTCAGCAGCGAGACTGTATGAGGCTcgcgaggatgaagatgttgaCCACGAAGCGGCTACTGCAGAGCCCAGTAACAGCTATGCTGAAGTCAAGGAGTCAGTCCCAAGGGCTACCTCTGTAAATGACAGAGGAACCCAGGAGTGTGAGACAGTGGAAGATATTCCTGATCCAGAGTCTATACACCTTGAGCGACCATCtagcccccctcctcttttgAAAGACAGTCGGCCCCTCGATGCTTCTggtcgagaagatgaagatccagTGCACACGAACTCGGTAGCAACTGGAGGAACTAGTGAGTTGATCGGCGTGACTGTCCCCGTCAGCCCTGACGTGACAACGAACAAGCCCTGGAGCGTTGAGATGCTTTTCAAAGAAGCAATTCGACACTACCATAGTGGGAGCCATGTGGACATCCAGTCTGCTGCGCACTTACTGCAGAAGCTACGAATCCTTTTCAAGGATTGTGAAAAGATTCTTCCCGATGAGGAGGCAGAATACATATTCAGAGCGTACAACGAGCAGTTGGTGCGCCAGTCAATGTATATTGAAGCTGCCGAGCTTCGACTTTTATGTGTCCCGTCTTACCCAGCAGTCTACGAGTACGCCCAGGGGGACACTTTCATGAACGTGTTTTGTTTCACATGCAAACGTCCTTACGAAAACCCAAAGACCGATAATACGCGTTGTCATCGCTGTAACACTCCTCAGGAGCCATGCGCCATCTGCATGAGCCTTGACCCGCCACCTGAGTGGGTTGCAGAGCTCTCCAATGCATCCGCCCATTCAACTCCAGAGCTGACCTCCGAGGCCGCATCGCACGcactctcatcatcacacTCTTCACTGAAAACCGAGCCCATTCCCCAGAGTGAATTACAGCGTCTGGACACTCTTCTCTCCGATCCATCGCAGCACCCTCGACCCAAAGGATCCACTCTCTGGACCTGGTGCCAAGGCTGCGGCCACGGGGGTCACTTGGCTTGCATAAGCACATGGTTAAACGATATCTCCATCAGCGAAGGTGGTTGCGCTACTCCaggatgcatgcatgattGCGGCCCTGGCCCGCGTCGCGAACATAACCGCTCCGTCCTGCTAGAGGAGTCAAAGAGGCGTGACACTGCCGGCCGAAAAGCCGGTGTAGGATTCATCAAACGAGACACATGGACGAAAGGAGAAAGCAGAGCCGTCGAAAAAGTTCGCGGCATGCTAGGTGTCGGTGCATCAGCCGGGAGCGCTTCCACAACAGCTACCACCGCAACAAGTGGCGGGCCTAGCGGGGCTTCCACTAGCACAATGTCACCCAAGAAGGTGCGATTGATAACGCCCAGTGAACAGGGTCAACCGCGTCGAAGTGGTCCGCGAACTAGTCTTGGAGGCATGAGTGGGCTTAGCGGCTAA